The Bubalus bubalis isolate 160015118507 breed Murrah chromosome 2, NDDB_SH_1, whole genome shotgun sequence genome includes the window CCGCCCCGATACTAATTTGTTTATCCAAGAGTTCAGGAACCCTGCTTGCAGGATGTCCATAAAACGTCAGTCTAACAATGAAGgctggagttccctggtggtccagtcgttaagaatccacctgcgggGCGTGCTTACTCGTTCAGtcggtccgactctttgggacctcgtggactgtagcccgccaggctcctctgtccacgggatttcccaggcaagaatactggagcaggttgccatttcctactccagggaatcttcctgacccagggacggaacccacgtctctggcgtctcctgcattggcaggtggattctttaccacactgctgccacctgggaaacgggacatgggttcagtccttggtccgGGGAAGATTCCACCACCTGTGGTGGgaaaactaagcctgtgtgccacaactactgagcccgtgtcagcctgcaagcagcaacaaagacccgtcacagccaaaaataaataaagagataaaaatgaaggCTGACTTgaccttgaggtcacaaagacacacacacacaatcatagaCGGACTCACAAATCGTGTATATCTTGCTTCACAAAGGCTGTCGCAGACACTGTCCCACACAGAGATACAGACAGCAAGTGACACACTCACAGAAGCACAGTGTTGTACACAGACAAGGcaagtatgtatatacatgtgtatatacccAGCACACTGCTGGTGCCAGCCCCTTTCAAGAGACTGTGTTGAGGACCCAGGGAAGGGCACGTCTCTCTTTGCACAACTCTTGCCTCTCAAAAGGCCCAGAACAGGTTCCGGGGTTAGTGCACAGCCTCCCTTCTCTGTGCCCAGTGCCCGTAGGCACTGAACAGTGGGATACAAGCAGTGGGACCTGGGGAGCTCCACCCCTCTCCTTTCAATACCATGGGCATAATTTGTGTATGATCCAGAGGGACCCTAAAAgcgggaaactgaggcccagagcaaaACTGGACTCTGAGGAGTTACATGGGAAGGCAGACCCAGCCAGGATGGATCCCCAGGCTTCTTCCCCACAAGCTGGGTTCGGGACTTGAGGTTTGGGGCTCAGGGCTCAGGGCTTGGGGCTCCAGGCTCTGGGTACCAAGCTTGGGGTTCGGGCTCAGAGCTCAGGGCCTCCACCTGTGTGTCCACAGACGTGGTGGTGCTTGAGGTGAGCAGCTCCCTGGCACAGCCCTCCCTGTTCTACCACCTGGGTGTGAGGGAGAGCTTCAGCATGACCAACAACGTGCTCCTCTGCTCCCAGGCCGACCTCCCTGACCTGCAGGCCCTGCGGGTAGGTGGCCAGGGGGCTGGTGGGGACCAGCCCAGGGCGGGGGTGGCCCTACCCAGAACGCCAGTATCTGAATGTCTCTCTCTTGCAGGAGGACATTTTCCAGAAGAACTCGGTGAGCCGAATCCACCCCTCCTCCGTGGTTTCCCTTTGACCTCCATTATAACCTCTGCTCTCCACCATGTTTCCAGGCCTCCTCATTCACCTCTGACCTCCCTAGTGCCCCCCTGATATCCATGTGACCTTTGGCCCCCTATTGCCTCCCTTCGTGAAGTGGGCCCCTTCCCGGCTATTCTAATCCCCATGGGGGTGGACCTCTGACCCCTTCACTGCCCCTCTCTAATCTAgtcctgacctctgacctcctcTGATTCCTGGCCTCTCTCCCACCCTAGGATTGCATTGGCAGCTACACGCTGATCCCCTACGTGGTGACAGCCACCGGTCGGGTGCTGTGTGGCGATGCGGGCCTCCTGAGGGGCCTGGCTGATGGGCTGCTCCAGGCTGGGGTGGGCACAGAGGCCCTGCTCACACCCCTGGTGGGCCGGCTGGCCCACCTGCTGGAGGCCACGCCCACGGACTCTTGGTAATGGGGGCCCCCCAGAGCGGGAGTGCCAGGAGGGGCTGGTGAGGACAAGGGGGGCCTGGAGCTGAGGGGCAGACCCTGccattctgtctctctccccttccctgggcGTTAGTGGCTACTTCCGGGAGACCATTCGGCAGGACATCCGGAGGGCTCGGGAGCGGTTCAGCGGGCTACAGCTGCGGCAGGAGCTGGCTCGCCTGCAGCGGAGACTGGACAGTGTGGAGCTGCTGAGCCCCGACATCATCATGAACCTGCTGCTCTCCTACCGGGATGTGCAGGTGTGCGGGGCTCGGAGAGGCAGGCAGGCCCGTCCAACAAGCCCCAGGCCAGTTTCCAGACCCACCAGAGGCTCTGAATGAATTATCTGACATCGCCAAGCCTCGGTTTCCTGGGAGAAAACCAGGAAAGGCTGGGCACCCAGTGGGGTCTCCGCGTACGGTGCAGTGTCTGCACTTCCTGGAGGAAGTTTGCAGAGGATGGTGGGTGGGAAAGTGGGGGGTCAGGTGGGAGGGGACCCCCGCTCAAGGTTTGCCTCAGGGTCTGTGAGCCTATGGGACCTACCGGAGGCCATGAGGCCAGTGCATGCTGTTCCCTCCTGCAGGACTATTCAGCCATCATTGACCTGGTGGAGACCCTGCAGGCCTTGCCCACCTGTGATGTGGCCGAGCAGCATAATGTCTGCTTCCACTACACCTTTGCCCTCAACCGGTGGGTTGGCAGAACAAGGCTCAGGTCACAGCCACATGGGGACACGGGTCTCTGCTGTGCAAAGTCTCTGCGGTCCGCAATCACAGCTGTTCAGGGAATTTGCCGACCAGGATCACGCTGGTGTAAAATCGTCCCTATGATTCTGTGTCTGCTGCCCAGGGTGGGGTCGGGTGGTGGCGCTGACCTTGGAGTGGTCACAGCCGTCTAAGGCCACGTCTAAGGCCACGTCTAAGGCCACGTCTAAGGCCACGGCTCTGCAGCCACTGCAGTCACTTCCATCTGGGATTCCCACCTCTCGGAAGGTCAGCGCTGACCAGAGGCACTGCTCTTCTGGGTTCATGATGGTCAGGCCCTTGCAAAGGTCCCTGCTGTTCAGGGTCTTGGGGTTCCTGGACAGAGAGTGGTCCCCAGcctgtcttccccttcccccTAGGAGGAACAGGCCTGGGGACCGGGAGAAGGCACTGGCCGTGCTGCTGCCACTGGTACAGGTAGAGGGCCCCGTGGCACCTGATCTGTACTGCATGTGTGGCCGTATCTACAAGGACATGTTCTTCAGCTCTGGCTTCCAGGATGCTGGGCACCGGGAGCAGGCATATCACTGGTAAGGGGCCCAAACAAGTGGACAGTGGGCTGAGCTAGTGGGCTGAGGGATGGGGCTATGGGCATTAGTCCAGCCCTGcatcacccccaccctcaccccaggtATCGCAAGGCTTTTGACATAGAGCCCAGCCTTCACTCGGGCATCAATGCCGCTGTGCTCCTCATTGCTGACGGGCAGCGCTTTGAGGACTCCGAGGAGCTCCGGCTCATAGGTGAGCCGCAATCCTGCATCCCTATCCCTTACTCACAGGTGCCCTGAagggcctgggggcagggcagggagagaggacaCTGGGCTAGAGCTGGGGCTGACCCATCCCGTTTGGGACCTGAACTCACACCTGGGTCCTCATGCCTAACCTGGACCCTCATGAGCCCCTGAGGCCACAACTGTTCCTAAGCTCACACCTGTGCTCTTTACACACTGAATTGCCACGTACACTTGTTCCCACACCCTCACCTGTGCCTGAGCTTCTACTCCCACCTGAGATATGGCCACACCTAAGTTTTCACCCATTTCTATCTTCCTGCCCATGTGACTTTGGTGGCCTACACCTGGGCTTTGCTGAAATTCGCAACCACATTCATTACAACCCAGGCCCCTATCTCCCAGGCATGAAGCTGGGCTGCCTGCTGGCCCGAAAAGGCTGCGTGGAGAAGATGCAGTATTACTGGGATGTAGGCTTCTACCTGGGAGCTCAGATCCTCGCCAATGACCTCACTCAGGTGGCACTGGCCGCAGAGCAGCTGTACAAGCTCAACGCCCCCATATGGTAAGCAGCCCCCTCTGGGGTCCTGGGCCGGCCTGGGCTATCAGCTTCTGCACCTGTATCCCCTGACATCTAGTCTGAACCCCTTCCAGGCCAGTACCCATCGCACCCAATGGCCTGATTCTGGCTGCAACCAAGCCAGTCTGGTCCCCCTGGCAGTGCCAGTTGGTGCCTGGACTGAAGACATGCCTATCGTCTGCAGGTACCTGGTGTCCGTGATGGAAACCTTCCTGCTGTATCAGCACTTCAGACCCACACTAGAGCTTCCTGGAGAAGCCCCCCACAGTGCCCACTTCTGGCTCCACTTCTTGCTACAGTCCTGCCAGCCACTCAAGACGGCTTGTCCCCAAGGGGACCAGTGCTTGGTGAGGCCGATGGGGTGTGGGACCCGGGAGAGGTGCCAGCCCCTTCTGACCAACCCCTCTCCCCTGTCGTCTGAAGGTGCTGGTCCTGGAGATGAATAAGGTGCTGCTGCCCGCCAGGCTGGAGGTTCAGGGTACAAACCCGGTGAGCGCGGTGACCCTGAGCCTGCTGGAGCCGGAGAAGCAGGTGAAGTCGCCGGTGAGCCACCCCCATTGACATCTATGCACCTCTTCTGTCCGGCCTTTCCCCATCCCCAGACCCCTCTTCTTGTCTCCAGCACCCCTCTGGGACCCCTTTCTTCTCACAGGACGTTCCCTCCAGCTGGACCTTCCCGGTGGCCTCCATCAGCGGCGTCAGGTAAGAGGGGGCCctgggggaggtgagggggggAGGCGGCGCGGCTGGGAGGCCGGCTCACCCGGGTTCTTCATCCCTTCCAGCGTCTCCAAGCGGGACGAGCGCTGCTGCTTCCTCTACGCGCCTCCTCCGGCTCAGGACGTCCAGCTGTGCTTCCCCAGCGCCGGGCACTGCCAGTGGTGCGCGCAGCCCCGCGGGGTGGGGGTGCTCCGAGGGCCAGGAGGACCGGGGCATCGCGGGAGAGGAAGGGACCATGTTCCCTGGGTGCTCTGGGCAGAGAGGGGAACAGTTTCTGCTCCAGGTTGCCCCTCCCGTCAGTCTTGACCTCCGCCCTCAGGTTCTGCGGCCTGATCCAGGCCTTGGTGAAGAGTCCGGACTCCGGGGCGCCCGCAGAGGAGATGGAGGGCGCTGGGGAGGTGTTGGAGGTGAGCGGGCGGGTGCTGGGAGCTTGAGGAGGGGGTTGGGCCGAGGGCCCCACTGAACCCCTCATCTCACCCGCCCTCGCAGTTTGATTACGAGTACACGGAGTCGGGTGAGCGGCTGGTGCTGGGCAAGGGCACGTACGGGGTGGTGTACGCTGGCCGCGATCGACACACTCGCGTGCGCATCGCCATCAAGGAGATCCCGGAGCGGGACAGCAGGTTTGGGGGCGggcgcgggggtggggggggagggggggtggccAGGGCTCCAGGGAACAAGTGGGCGGGTCACATGGGTGGGACCGGAAGTTGAGAGGCTCCTGTGGGCCCGACTGTAGGCCGGGGCGACGCAGAGGCCCACATGGGCGGGACTGAGTGCCTGAGCAGCGAGAGTTCGAGCCCCCGGGGCCCAGCCAGGCCTGTGCGCAGAACCGCAGGGACCCAGCGGCGGGGCTAGGGTCCGGAGGGGCGTGTGGGCTGGGTGATAAATTGAGGAAGGAGGAGGCGGGGATCTggtggggtgagggaggagaATCTATAGGCCTGTCCTGCTggcactggagtggggtaagCGCCCCTGCCCCAAGCAGGCCTGTTAGTCACTCCCTACCGGCCCCCAGGTTCTCTCAGCCGCTGCATGAAGAGATCGCTCTGCACAAACGCCTACGCCACAAGAACATCGTGCGCTATCTGGGCTCCGTCAGCCAGGGCGGCTACCTCAAGATTTTCATGGAGGAAGTGCCTGGAGGTATCTGCCCTGCGTGGGAGGCAAATGGAACTGGAGTTGTGGGGCCTGGGGATGGAGCCAAGCAAGGGGTGGAGAACCCTCCGGGGAAAATGACCCCTAGCCTGTGTGGGTGGTGTAGCCCAGAATTAGCTGAGGCACTGCCATTGGGTGATGGAAGCTGGGCCATGGCCTGGCCTTTGAGCAGACAGCTGTGGGCTGGACTAAGTGGGTGCCAATTATGACCCTGTACTGCACCTTCCAGGCAGCCTGTCTTCCTTGCTGCGATCGGTGTGGGGACCCCTGCAGGACAACGAGAGCACCATCAGTTTCTACACCCGCCAGATCCTGCAGGGACTCAGCTACCTGCACGACAACCACATTGTGCATCGAGATATCAAGGTCAGCCTGTTGCTGGTTCaccttggtggggggtggggcaggtgacagggaggagcagagagggcTCCAGACACAGGCTGGCGGTTTAAGTGGACAGACCCTTTGCAAAAGCTTGGGAAATTCATCAAGAAGTTTCCCTAGGGAGGGAAAGAAGTTCAGATCTGAAGCCAACTTCCAGGATTTCCCTGAttcttccagtggttaagaatccacctgccaatgcaggggacatgggttccatccctgggtcgggaagatcccacatgctgtggggcaactaagcctgtgtgccacaactactgagtccgtgctccctagagcccatgctctgcaaaagagaaggcactgcagtgagaagcccatgcaccgtaactagagagtagccccactcgacgcaactagagaaaaccagcACATGGCCACAAAgatcagcacagccaaaaataaatcagtaaaatgcAGCCAACTTCCAGGGGGACATAATGggatggcagggggagggggttaAGAGAGGCAGGGTCAGGCTGGGAGTCTCGGGAGATGGGGTCTGGGATAGAGTCCAGTTCTGGCATCAGGAGCCCAGTCCAATGTCTGCTGAGCACAGTGTCCACTCTGCTCAGGGGGACAACGTGCTGATCAACACCTTTAGTGGGTTGCTCAAGATTTCTGACTTTGGCACCTCCAAGCGACTAGCAGGCATCACACCCTGCACTGAGACCTTCACAGGTAACAGCCAACATACCCTGCACTGAGACCTTCACAGGGAACAGGGTGTGGGGTGGCGAAGGAAGCTTGCTGATGTGGGGCAGAGAACTCTTGGGATGTTCCAGGGAGTGACGTTTCTCCTGGGCACGGAGTTAGAGTCTTAATGGGAGATGGAACCCAGGGCAGTCGCTGAGCTAGGGGGCAATGATACAATCTAGAATTGGAGCTTGGAGAGCTGAtaactgaactgattgagttcagtccctgaaaTGCAGCCCAAAAGTGTGGATGGGGACCAAAGTGCAGAGCGGACAGTGCAGTCTAGGATAAATGATGGCACTTCCTGTGGGTGATGGAGGCCATGAATGTGATGGAGCCTGAGATGAGTGAGGAGACTCAGGATAGAGGTTTGATGACCAAGGTAGGTGATGGGATGTTTTGGATGATAGAGTTCAGGGTGAAAGCAGGTGGCCAGAAAATGATAGAGCCCCCTGCCACCCCCCATGGTGATACAGCCTAGGTGAGCATTACTGCTACTGCTCCTGTCCTAGGGACCCTACAGTATATGGCCCCAGAAATCATTGACCAGGGCCCACGAGGGTATGGGAAGGCAGCAGACATCTGGTCACTGGGCTGCACAGTCATCGAGATGGCCACAGGTCGCCCACCCTTCCACGAGCTAGGGAGCCCT containing:
- the MAP3K6 gene encoding mitogen-activated protein kinase kinase kinase 6 isoform X6, with the translated sequence MTNNVLLCSQADLPDLQALREDIFQKNSDCIGSYTLIPYVVTATGRVLCGDAGLLRGLADGLLQAGVGTEALLTPLVGRLAHLLEATPTDSCGYFRETIRQDIRRARERFSGLQLRQELARLQRRLDSVELLSPDIIMNLLLSYRDVQDYSAIIDLVETLQALPTCDVAEQHNVCFHYTFALNRRNRPGDREKALAVLLPLVQVEGPVAPDLYCMCGRIYKDMFFSSGFQDAGHREQAYHWYRKAFDIEPSLHSGINAAVLLIADGQRFEDSEELRLIGMKLGCLLARKGCVEKMQYYWDVGFYLGAQILANDLTQVALAAEQLYKLNAPIWYLVSVMETFLLYQHFRPTLELPGEAPHSAHFWLHFLLQSCQPLKTACPQGDQCLVLVLEMNKVLLPARLEVQGTNPVSAVTLSLLEPEKQVKSPDVPSSWTFPVASISGVSVSKRDERCCFLYAPPPAQDVQLCFPSAGHCQWFCGLIQALVKSPDSGAPAEEMEGAGEVLEFDYEYTESGERLVLGKGTYGVVYAGRDRHTRVRIAIKEIPERDSRFSQPLHEEIALHKRLRHKNIVRYLGSVSQGGYLKIFMEEVPGGSLSSLLRSVWGPLQDNESTISFYTRQILQGLSYLHDNHIVHRDIKGDNVLINTFSGLLKISDFGTSKRLAGITPCTETFTGTLQYMAPEIIDQGPRGYGKAADIWSLGCTVIEMATGRPPFHELGSPQAAMFQVGMYKVHPPMPGSLSAEAQAFLLRTFEPDPRLRASAQALLADPFLQPGKRSRSPGSPRQALRSSEAPSASPAPSADSTSQSQTFPRPQAPSQHPPSPPKRCLSYGDTSQLRVPEEPGADEPASPEESSGLSLLHQESRRRATLATVLEQELPALAESLRLEQEQGPRLERSHVEQLLLCLRAHIHTPNRRQLAQELRGLQGQLRAQGLEPELLQGPLFAFPDKVKQVLRRRQIRPHWMFVLDSLLSRAVRAALAVLAPEAEKEAVPPKSEEANNAEESEPKQQEAPAEPSPLLGEPEQGTPSLMVQLGLLRAETDRLRDVLAEKEREYQALVQLALQRVSGEARTCALASESPAALTVDLGLVQWLQELNVDSGTIQTLLNHSFTLHALLTCATRDDLIYTGIRGGMICRIWRAILAQRTRSTPATPGPQEAE